A single Brassica rapa cultivar Chiifu-401-42 chromosome A04, CAAS_Brap_v3.01, whole genome shotgun sequence DNA region contains:
- the LOC103865828 gene encoding N-terminal kinase-like protein yields MFNFLKGVVGGSGTGLKDLPYNIGDPYPSAWGSWIHYRGTSKDDGSQVSIFALSGNNAQDGHLAAGRNGVKRLRTVRHPNILSFLHSTEVETHDGSTSKVTIYIVTEPVMPLSDKIKELGLKATQRDEYFALGLHQITKAVSFLNNDCKLVHGNVCLASVVVTPTLDWKLHAFDVLSEFDGSNGSASGPMLPFEWLVGTQYKPMEMVKSDWIAIRKSPPWAIDSWGLGCLIYELFSGSKLGKTEELRNTVGIPKSLLPDYQRLLSSMPSRRLNTSKLLENGEYFQNKLVDTIHFMDILNLKDSVEKDTFFRKLPNVAEQLPREIVLKKLLPLLASSLEFGSAVAPALTALLKMGSWLSTEDFKVKVLPTIVKLFASNDRAIRVSLLQHVDQFGESMSGQIVDEQVYPHVATGFADTSAFLRELTLKSMLVLAPKLSQRTLSGSLLKYLSKLQVDEEPAIRTNTTILLGNIATYLNEGTRKRVLINAFTVRALRDTFPPARGAGIVALCATSTTYDDTEIATKILPNVVVLTIDQDSEVRSKAFQAVEQFLQILKQNYEKTNAGETGATGGTSAIPETAGLIGWAMSSLTLKGKPLDQASLASSSSAPSLAAAAAASNAPSTVTEAPSVRASHHTRSNSDFTDQPAPPSPSSTDGWENGITEGHDSDNDGWDLDPIDEPKRSPALSNIQAAQKRPVSQPSRPPATSSRPKISTAKAAAKSEDDDLWGSLAAPQPATTSRPLNLKKTVQSDDEDPWAAIAAPPPTTRAKPLASGRGRAAKPAAPKLGAQRINRTSSGM; encoded by the exons ATGTTCAATTTTTTGAAAGGAGTGGTGGGTGGATCCGGGACGGGGCTCAAGGATCTACCTTACAACATCGGTGATCCTTACCCTTCCGCTTGGGGCTCCTGGATTCATTATCGTGGCACCTCCAAG GATGATGGATCTCAAGTTTCGATCTTTGCTTTGTCTGGGAACAATGCTCAAGATGGGCATTTGGCTGCTGGGAGGAACGGTGTTAAGCGCCTTCGTACT GTGAGGCATCCAAATATACTTTCGTTTCTTCACAGCACGGAGGTTGAAACTCATGATGGTTCTACTTCCAAGGTTACAATCTACATAGTCACTGAGCCTGTTATGCCGCTCTCAGATAAGATAAAGGAGCTTGGCTTGAAAGCAACCCAGAG GGATGAGTATTTTGCACTGGGGCTACACCAGATAACTAAAGCTGTGAGCTTTCTAAACAATGATTGCAAACTT GTGCATGGAAATGTATGTCTGGCGAGTGTTGTTGTCACACCTACTTTGGACTGGAAACTCCATGCTTTTGATGTCCTATCAGAATTTGATGGAAGCAACGGATCTGCGAGTGGACCTATGCTG CCATTTGAATGGCTAGTGGGAACACAGTACAAGCCAATGGAAATGGTGAAGTCTGATTGGATTGCCATTAGAAAATCTCCTCCATGGGCCATTGATTCATGGGGTTTAG GCTGTCTTATTTATGAACTCTTCTCGGGCTCTAAGCTGGGAAAAACAGAGGAGCTGCGTAACACTGTCGGCATTCCCAAG TCTCTGCTTCCAGATTATCAGCGACTCCTAAGTTCCATGCCTTCTCGCAGATTGAACACCtcaaaacttttagaaaatggCG AGTATTTCCAAAATAAGTTGGTGGACACGATACATTTTATGGATATCCTTAACCTGAAAGACAGTGTTGAAAAAGATACTTTCTTCCGCAAACTTCCAAATGTTGCTGAACAGCTTCCTCGGGAGATTGTGCTTAAGAAG CTTCTTCCTTTATTAGCGTCTTCCCTTGAATTTGGTTCAGCTGTTGCCCCCGCATTAACTGCTTTACTTAAGATGGGTTCATGGTTATCAACTGAAGATTTCAAAGTCAAG GTGCTGCCAACAATAGTCAAGCTTTTTGCTTCCAATGATCGAGCTATTAGAGTTTCACTTTTGCAACATGTTGATCAATTTGGAGAATCAATGTCAGGGCAGATTGTTGATGAACAA GTATACCCTCATGTTGCTACTGGATTTGCGGACACATCTGCCTTTCTGCGAGAGCTGACTCTTAAGTCAATGCTCGTTTTAGCTCCAAAG CTTTCTCAGCGTACACTTTCTGGATCCCTCTTGAAATACCTTTCCAAATTACAG GTGGATGAAGAGCCTGCAATAAGAACAAATACCACTATATTACTCGGGAATATTGCCACCTACCTCAATGAAGGG ACGAGGAAAAGAGTTTTGATTAATGCTTTTACAGTGCGTGCCTTGCGGGATACATTTCCACCTGCTCGAGGTGCAG GTATTGTTGCATTATGCGCCACCAGTACCACTTATGACGACACCGAAATAGCAACTAAAATTCTTCCAAATGTTGTTGTGCTAACCATTGATCAAGACAG TGAGGTTCGATCAAAGGCATTTCAAGCTGTAGAACAGTTTCTTCAGATACTGAAACAGAACTATGAGAAG ACAAACGCTGGTGAGACAGGAGCCACTGGAGGAACTTCAGCTATACCTGAAACTGCTGGTCTGATCGG ATGGGCTATGAGTTCTTTAACTCTCAAGGGTAAGCCATTAGATCAAGCgtctcttgcttcttcttcttcagcacCATCTctagctgctgctgctgctgcctcAAATGCTCCAAGCACAG TAACGGAGGCGCCGAGTGTCAGAGCCAGTCATCACACACGTTCCAACTCAGACTTCACAGATCAACCCGCCCCACCATCCCCATCATCAACAGATGGTTGGGAGAATGGCATTACCGAAGGTCATGACAGCGACAATGACGGTTGGGATCTCGATCCTATCGACGAACCAAAACGTTCTCCAGCTCTCTCAAACATTCAAGCAGCTCAGAAACGACCTGTGTCTCAGCCCTCTAGACCTCCAG CTACAAGCTCAAGACCAAAGATTAGCACAGCTAAAGCAGCTGCGAAATCAGAAGACGATGATTTGTGGGGATCCTTAGCTGCTCCTCAACCTGCAACTACTTCAAGACCGTTGAACTTAAAGAAGACAGTACAGTCTGACGATGAAGACCCTTGGGCTGCCATTGCTGCTCCACCACCAACCACTAGAGCAAAACCTTTGGCTTCTGGTCGTGGTCGAGCAGCCAAACCTGCAGCTCCCAAACTTGGTGCCCAACGCATTAACCGAACCTCATCTGGAATGTGA
- the LOC103865830 gene encoding probable WRKY transcription factor 54 isoform X1 — MDSNSNNTKAIKRKVVDDLVEGCKFSTQLRLLLSNHHIETGLLSGDSDLANELITKILGSFHKTILVLDSFDLVPDVSFPVAVEGSRNASCGDDSAAPASCNGGDSGDSRKRLGVGKGKRGCYIRKKRSHTWTVQAKRIDEDIYAWRKYGQKEILNSKFPRSYFRCTHKPTQGCKATKQVQKLEQNPEMFQITYIGNHTCTLGDQTQVKTEITMDSDNSLAAATSQQDHVNANVQEQENDISSLIVGMVKQEEENNNGDQIKDSSEGSSTDGDLSLVWQDEMIFDDYQCHQDHYYYGETSTTSHQFSFIDNDQLSSLFDSYCPYEGMNSR, encoded by the exons atggattcaAATAGTAACAACACAAAAGCTATAAAGAGAAAAGTTGTAGACGACCTCGTGGAAGGCTGCAAATTCAGTACTCAGCTTCGGCTTCTTCTCTCTAATCACCACATCGAGACGGGTTTACTCTCTGGTGATTCAGATCTCGCTAATGAGCTCATCACTAAGATCTTGGGATCTTTCCATAAAACCATATTGGTTCTTGATTCTTTTGACCTCGTCCCCGACGTCTCTTTCCCTGTGGCCGTAGAGGGTTCACGAAATGCTTCATGTGGCGATGACTCGGCGGCTCCGGCGAGTTGCAACGGTGGAGATTCCGGAGATAGTAGAAAGAGACTTGGGGTTGGTAAGGGTAAAAGAGGATGCTACATAAGAAA GAAGAGATCGCATACTTGGACTGTGCAAGCTAAAAGAATTGATGAAGATATATATGCTTGGAGGAAATATGGACAAAAGGAGATTCTTAATTCCAAGTTCCCGAG GAGTTACTTTAGATGCACACACAAACCAACACAAGGATGCAAAGCAACCAAGCAAGTTCAGAAACTTGAGCAAAACCCTGAGATGTTTCAAATCACATACATAGGCAACCACACATGTACTCTTGGTGACCAAACGCAAGTGAAGACCGAGATAACCATGGATTCGGACAACTCATTGGCTGCAGCCACTTCTCAACAGGACCATGTCAATGCAAATGTACAAGAGCAAGAGAACGATATCAGTAGTCTGATCGTAGGTATGGTGAAGCAGGAGGAGGAGAATAACAATGGTGATCAGATTAAAGACTCTAGTGAGGGTTCTTCAACAGACGGCGACTTGTCATTGGTTTGGCAAGACGAGATGATATTTGATGATTATCAATGTCATCAGGATCACTACTATTATGGTGAGACTAGTACTACTTCTCATCAATTCTCTTTCATTGACAACGATCAACTTTCCTCCTTATTCGACTCATATTGCCCTTACGAAGGAATGAATTCTAGGTGA
- the LOC103865830 gene encoding probable WRKY transcription factor 54 isoform X2, which translates to MDSNSNNTKAIKRKVVDDLVEGCKFSTQLRLLLSNHHIETGLLSGDSDLANELITKILGSFHKTILVLDSFDLVPDVSFPVAVEGSRNASCGDDSAAPASCNGGDSGDSRKRLGVGKGKRGCYIRKKRSHTWTVQAKRIDEDIYAWRKYGQKEILNSKFPRSYFRCTHKPTQGCKATKQVQKLEQNPEMFQITYIGNHTCTLGDQTQVKTEITMDSDNSLAAATSQQDHVNANVQEQENDISSLIVGMVKQEEENNNGDQIKDSSETSTTSHQFSFIDNDQLSSLFDSYCPYEGMNSR; encoded by the exons atggattcaAATAGTAACAACACAAAAGCTATAAAGAGAAAAGTTGTAGACGACCTCGTGGAAGGCTGCAAATTCAGTACTCAGCTTCGGCTTCTTCTCTCTAATCACCACATCGAGACGGGTTTACTCTCTGGTGATTCAGATCTCGCTAATGAGCTCATCACTAAGATCTTGGGATCTTTCCATAAAACCATATTGGTTCTTGATTCTTTTGACCTCGTCCCCGACGTCTCTTTCCCTGTGGCCGTAGAGGGTTCACGAAATGCTTCATGTGGCGATGACTCGGCGGCTCCGGCGAGTTGCAACGGTGGAGATTCCGGAGATAGTAGAAAGAGACTTGGGGTTGGTAAGGGTAAAAGAGGATGCTACATAAGAAA GAAGAGATCGCATACTTGGACTGTGCAAGCTAAAAGAATTGATGAAGATATATATGCTTGGAGGAAATATGGACAAAAGGAGATTCTTAATTCCAAGTTCCCGAG GAGTTACTTTAGATGCACACACAAACCAACACAAGGATGCAAAGCAACCAAGCAAGTTCAGAAACTTGAGCAAAACCCTGAGATGTTTCAAATCACATACATAGGCAACCACACATGTACTCTTGGTGACCAAACGCAAGTGAAGACCGAGATAACCATGGATTCGGACAACTCATTGGCTGCAGCCACTTCTCAACAGGACCATGTCAATGCAAATGTACAAGAGCAAGAGAACGATATCAGTAGTCTGATCGTAGGTATGGTGAAGCAGGAGGAGGAGAATAACAATGGTGATCAGATTAAAGACTCTA GTGAGACTAGTACTACTTCTCATCAATTCTCTTTCATTGACAACGATCAACTTTCCTCCTTATTCGACTCATATTGCCCTTACGAAGGAATGAATTCTAGGTGA
- the LOC103865829 gene encoding LOW QUALITY PROTEIN: WRKY transcription factor 55 (The sequence of the model RefSeq protein was modified relative to this genomic sequence to represent the inferred CDS: substituted 1 base at 1 genomic stop codon), with amino-acid sequence MEXVMSMIFQGLKLVKELESSLPEKSLEALSTSLDEITRTFGDANERLKIVLEFRNSVVVSCSDQLLMQNEPGLMQEYWLRCGGSTSSQGTGAVTQRQIMAVEDGGRNLTAVERSGGSGSNPSTPRQRRRKNEGGEHVVLVAALRTGNINLPPDDNHTWRKYGQKEILGSKFPRAYYRCTHQKLYNCPAKKQVQRLNDDPFTFRVTYRGSHTCQIYSTAPTASAAAPTTPVTTSFSPDYGPPLFDMADAMMFGSSGIGVNMDIYPFNDPSHHDDHCYRRSENSDDEDK; translated from the exons atggAATAGGTAATGTCAATGATCTTCCAAGGATTGAAACTGGTTAAGGAGCTTGAGTCAAGCTTACCGGAAAAGTCACTAGAAGCTCTATCGACCTCCCTCGACGAGATCACGAGGACATTTGGTGATGCAAACGAGCGGCTGAAGATAGTTCTTGAATTCAGAAACTCGGTGGTTGTGTCTTGTTCAGACCAGTTGCTAATGCAGAATGAACCGGGTCTGATGCAAGAGTATTGGTTAAGGTGTGGCGGGTCCACGTCATCTCAGGGAACCGGAGCCGTGACTCAAAGACAGATCATGGCCGTTGAAGATGGCGGAAGAAACTTGACGGCTGTAGAAAGATCAGGCGGCTCCGGTAGCAATCCTTCCACGCCAAGGCAACGCAGAAG GAAAAACGAAGGAGGAGAACACGTGGTGTTGGTGGCGGCGTTAAGGACAGGAAACATAAATCTACCACCTGACGATAACCATACTTGGCGTAAATACGGTCAAAAGGAAATTCTCGGTTCTAAGTTTCCTAG GGCGTACTATAGATGCACCCACCAAAAGTTATACAATTGTCCAGCTAAGAAGCAAGTACAACGCCTCAATGACGATCCCTTCACCTTCCGAGTCACTTACCGTGGTTCACACACTTGCCAAATCTACTCAACCGCTCCCACCGCTTCCGCCGCTGCCCCCACCACTCCAGTTACAACTAGTTTTTCCCCTGACTACGGTCCCCCTCTCTTCGACATGGCTGATGCTATGATGTTTGGTAGCAGTGGGATTGGGGTCAACATGGACATATATCCTTTCAATGATCCAAGTCATCATGATGATCACTGTTACCGACGGTCAGAAAACAGCGACGACGAAGACAAGTAG
- the LOC103865827 gene encoding glycerol-3-phosphate dehydrogenase [NAD(+)] 2, chloroplastic: MAASLQPACLDLHFAGKHPPPLKHTNATFLRCVSSPNFPEPDSPDANLTKDQRKVVRIAWEKIVRWSRSLRAKAKTDVLERTRKVVVLGGGSFGTAMAAHVAGRKEGLEVNMLVRDSFVCESINKNHRNCKYFPEHKLPENVIATTDAKAALLDADYCLHAVPVQFSSLFLEGISDYVDPGLPFISLSKGLELNTLRMMSQIIPTALKNPRQPFVALSGPSFALELMNNLPTAMVVASKDKKLANAVQQLLASSYLRINTSSDVTGVEIAGALKNVLAIAAGIVDGMQLGNNSMAALVSQGCSEIRWLATKMGAKPTTITGLSGTGDIMLTCFVNLSRNRTVGVRLGSGETLDEILSSMNQVAEGVATAGAVIALAQKYNVKLPVLTAVAKIIDNELTPTKAVLELMSLPQVEEV; this comes from the exons ATGGCGGCCTCCCTTCAACCCGCATGCTTGGACCTCCACTTCGCCGGGAAACATCCTCCGCCTCTCAAACACACGAACGCCACCTTCCTCCGCTGCGTCTCCTCCCCGAATTTCCCCGAACCTGACTCGCCTGACGCCAATCTCACCAAAGACCAGCGCAAAGTGGTTCGCATCGCGTGGGAGAAGATAGTCCGTTGGTCACGCTCCCTGCGCGCCAAGGCCAAAACCGATGTCCTCGAACGCACTCGCAAG gtTGTGGTACTTGGTGGAGGTTCGTTTGGTACTGCAATGGCTGCGCATGTAGCTGGGAGGAAGGAAGGGTTAGAGGTTAACATGCTAGTGCGTGACTCCTTTGTGTGCGAATCTATCAACAAGAACCACCGTAACTG TAAGTACTTTCCTGAGCATAAGCTACCTGAGAATGTGATCGCCACGACTGATGCTAAAGCTGCTTTGCTTGATGCTGATTACTGCCTCCATGCTGTGCCTGTTCAG TTCAGCTCATTGTTTCTAGAAGGGATTTCGGATTATGTTGATCCAGGATTGCCGTTTATATCACTTAGCAAAGGTCTTGAGCTTAATACTCTTAGGATGATGTCTCAGATAATCCCCACCGCGTTGAAGAATCCTCGGCAGCCTTTTGTTGCACTCTCTGGTCCTTCTTTTGCTCTGGAGCTGATGAACAATTTGCCTACTG CGATGGTGGTTGCCTCTAAAGATAAGAAATTGGCTAATGCCGTTCAGCAGCTTCTGGCTTCTAGTTACTTGAGGATAAACACTTCCAG TGATGTTACAGGAGTTGAAATTGCTGGTGCCCTGAAGAATGTTCTAGCAATAGCTGCAGGAATTGTTGATGGGATGCAACTCGGTAACAACTCTATGGCGGCTCTCGTGTCACAAGGTTGTTCAGAGATAAGATGGTTAGCCACAAAG ATGGGGGCAAAGCCAACAACCATAACCGGCTTGTCAGGAACTGGAGACATAATGCTCACGTGCTTCGTCAATCTCTCAAGAAACAGAACAGTTGGAGTCAGGTTAGGGTCAGGGGAGACGCTAGATGAGATACTAAGCTCCATGAACCAG GTTGCAGAAGGTGTAGCAACTGCTGGAGCAGTGATAGCATTAGCACAGAAATACAACGTGAAGCTCCCTGTTTTGACAGCCGTAGCTAAGATAATCGATAACGAACTGACACCAACTAAAGCTGTTCTTGAGCTCATGAGCCTTCCTCAG GTTGAGGAAGTATGA